One region of Citrus sinensis cultivar Valencia sweet orange chromosome 6, DVS_A1.0, whole genome shotgun sequence genomic DNA includes:
- the LOC102629545 gene encoding protein PHOTOPERIOD-INDEPENDENT EARLY FLOWERING 1 isoform X3 translates to MGEDEAELTVVEEGHVQGNGNDLLAGSKLDTSGSLVRRCDEINGGLSISENHLLDIETSQVRDTSKKSGASTQKQALYDFSDEQEDGDFVVATGEDKDDETTLSEEEELAKADSNNYIDEIALLQKESEIPVEELLARYRKDMKINKISEDESDYASALSDDLSDSPAHEDSELKLENDFMDGNVDPGASQLVMLPLTEKQEGGSEKKSEEGRESENRIADAAAAARSAQPTGITFSTTQVRTKFPFLLKFPLREYQHIGLDWLVTMYEKRLNGILADEMGLGKTIMTIAMLAHLACEKGIWGPHLIVVPTSVMLNWETEFLKWCPAFKILTYFGSAKERKFKRQGWLKPNSFHVCITTYRLIIQDSKVFKRKKWKYLILDEAHLIKNWKSQRWQTLLNFNSKRRILLTGTPLQNDLMELWSLMHFLMPHIFQSHQEFKDWFCNPISGMVEGQEKVNKEVVDRLHNVLRPFILRRLKRDVEKQLPMKQEHVIYCRLSKRQRNLYEDFIASSETQATLASANFFGMISVIMQLRKVCNHPDLFEGRPIVSSFDMSGIDSQLSSSVCSMLSPSPLSTADLKGLGILFTNLDFSMNSWESDELNAIATPASLIKERADLNNLEEVGPFCTHRKRLNGTSIFEKIRKALLEERRREAQDRASSVAWWNSLRCQKKPVYSTSLRELLTVKHPVCDILQQKTVRRSYLYSSKLADIVLSPVERFQRMIGLVESFMFAIPAARAPAPVCWCSKSGASVFLQPTYKEKCSEVLSPLLFPIRPAIVRRQVYFPDRRLIQFDCGKLQELAILLRKLKSDGHRALIFTQMTKMLDILEEFISLYGYTYMRLDGSTQPEERQTLMQRFNTNPKIFLFILSTRSGGVGINLVGADTVIFYDSDWNPAMDQQAQDRCHRIGQTREVHIYRLISESTIEENILKKANQKRALDDLVIQSGGYNTEFFKKLDPMELFSGHRTLPMKTMQKEKAINNGNEVSLSNADVEAALKCVEDEADYMALKRAEQEEAVDNQEFTEEAVGRPEDDELVIEDTVRTDEPTDQGGCMTANNDNGMMLTGNDPKEERALTFAAKEDDVDMLADVKQMAAAAAAAGEAISSFENQLRPIDRYAIRFLELWDPIIDKTAVESEVKFEEREWELDRIEKYKEEMEAEIDDDEEPLVYERWDADFATEAYRQQVALAQHQLMEELESEAKEKEDADDGILDSVKASHSKSKTKKKPKKAKFKSLKKGALTSESKAVKEEPSVEPMSIDDDFYDEDATFSDAMSPPSTSQKKRKKAELALSDDEEREKISKKKSKKLKKSIPVRSPDSDSKLSRKRHDGSTELKTCESIFIDLEQKSASRSKMGGKISITAMPVKRVLMIKPEKLKKGNVWSRDCVPSPDVWLPQEDAILCAVVHEYGPNWSLVSDILYGMTASGYYRGRYRHPVHCCERFRELIQRYILSVPDNSINEKTSNVGSGKALLKVTEDNVRTLLNVAAEQEDNELLLQKHFTALLSSVWRMKSRMGCRQNFSSSRNGLYLGGSFFSSVTQTSCKSTREPARRVKFTNLGQSSKLLSAALHDANSRQQDDKVSNFDRREDGPVIEQLDLTLEFQRELVDSTISFPPRVNLSVYGSDLETSVNKSTRENHHLKDSQVAENRFRDAARACIEDGLGWASSAFPANDAKLRSVPKSQSLGKHKLSLSDSVKFPKSKLRKTSMEHSEIQHSSPEPVSNQAVATKDANLRFDLIQEAWLEDMDGGRLSCMDQDLSLETVLSSEIPHNYFPDVISGLDDCSILPDYTDIG, encoded by the exons ATGGGAGAAGATGAAGCTGAGCTGACCGTGGTGGAAGAAGGTCATGTTCAGG GCAATGGAAATGATCTTCTTGCTGGGAGTAAGCTTGATACAAGTGGCTCTCTTGTTCGTCGTTGT GATGAAATTAATGGTGGCTTGTCCATATCAGAAAACCATTTGTTAGACATTGAGACATCTCAAGTGAGAGATACATCCAAGAAGTCTGGGGCTTCAACCCAAAAACAAGCTTTGTATGACTTTAGTGATGAACAG GAAGATGGTGATTTTGTTGTTGCTACCGGAGAAGACAAG GATGATGAGACGACATTGTCGGAGGAGGAGGAATTGGCAAAAGCAGATTCAAACAATTACATAGATGAG ATTGCATTGCTGCAGAAAGAAAGTGAGATTCCAGTGGAAGAGTTGCTGGCAAGGTACAGAAAG gatatgaaaattaataagatttcAGAGGATGAATCTGATTATGCTTCTGCTTTATCGGACGACCTCTCGGACTCTCCAGCACATGAAGACAGTGAGTTGAAGCTTGAGAATGACTTTATGGATGGAAACGTTGATCCTGGTGCCAGCCAACTGGTTATGCTTCCCCTTACTGAAAAACAAGAAGGAGGATCTGAGAAAAAGTCAGAAGAAGGTAGAGAGAGCGAAAACAGAATTGCTGATGCTGCTGCTGCAGCAAGATCAGCACAACCAACTGGAATTACATTCTCTACTACTCAAGTCCGTACAAAATTTCCTTTCCTTCTCAAGTTTCCTCTTCGTGAGTATCAACATATTGGCTTGGATTGGCTTGTTACAATGTATGAGAAAAGATTGAATGGGATCCTAGCTGATGAAATGGGACTGGGGAAGACTATCATGACTATTGCTATGCTTGCACACCTGGCATGCGAAAAGGGAATATGGGGCCCTCATCTCATTGTTGTTCCAACAAGTGTCATGCTTAACTGGGAAACTGAGTTTCTTAAATGGTGTCCTGCCTTTAAAATATTGACTTACTTTGGCAGTGCAAAAGAGCGGAAATTTAAGAGGCAAGGTTGGTTGAAACCTAATTCCTTTCATGTATGCATAACTACTTACAGACTTATTATACAGGATTCAAAAGTCTTCAAGCGAAAAAAGTGGAAATACTTGATTTTGGATGAAGCTCATTTGATAAAAAACTGGAAGTCTCAAAGATGGCAAACTCTTTTAAACTTCAATTCTAAACGGCGTATTTTATTAACTGGGACTCCACTGCAGAATGATCTCATGGAACTCTGGTCATTAATGCATTTCTTGATGCCCCACATCTTTCAGTCTCATCAGGAATTCAAGGATTGGTTCTGCAATCCAATATCAGGAATGGTAGAGGGTCAAGAAAAAGTGAACAAGGAAGTTGTTGATCGCTTGCATAATGTTCTTCGTCCATTCATACTCCGTCGGTTGAAAAGGGATGTGGAGAAGCAACTGCCTATGAAGCAAGAGCATGTCATATATTGTAGACTCTCAAAGAGGCAACGGAATTTATATGAAGACTTCATTGCCAGTTCAGAGACACAAGCTACTCTTGCAAGTGCCAATTTTTTTGGCATGATTAGTGTTATAATGCAGCTTCGAAAAGTCTGTAACCATCCTGACTTATTTGAGGGCCGTCCAATTGTGAGTTCTTTTGATATGAGTGGCATTGATAGCCAGTTGAGTTCTTCTGTTTGTTCTATGCTTTCACCTAGTCCATTATCTACAGCAGACCTGAAGGGTTTGGGAATTTTATTTACCAATCTTGATTTTAGCATGAACTCATGGGAGAGTGATGAATTAAATGCTATTGCTACTCCAGCTAGCTTGATTAAAGAGCGTGCTGatctaaataatttagaaGAAGTTGGGCCTTTTTGTACACATAGAAAGAGGTTAAATGGGAcaagcatttttgaaaagattcGAAAGGCGCTACTAGAGGAGCGACGAAGAGAAGCTCAGGACCGAGCATCATCTGTTGCTTGGTGGAATTCCTTGAGGTGCCAGAAAAAACCTGTATACTCAACAAGTCTTCGGGAACTTCTTACTGTAAAACATCCTGTTTGTGATATTCTTCAACAGAAGACTGTTCGTCGATCCTACTTGTACTCCTCCAAGCTTGCTGACATTGTTCTTTCACCAGTTGAAAGGTTCCAGAGGATGATTGGTCTGGTTGAAAGTTTCATGTTTGCAATCCCAGCAGCTAGAGCCCCTGCTCCTGTTTGTTGGTGCAGTAAAAGTGGAGCTTCTGTGTTTCTGCAGCCAACTTACAAGGAAAAATGTTCTGAAGTTTTATCACCTCTTTTATTTCCTATTAGGCCTGCAATTGTCCGCAGGCAAGTATATTTCCCAGACAGGCGACTAATACAATTTGACTGTGGTAAGTTGCAGGAGCTTGCAATTTTACTTAGGAAATTGAAATCTGACGGTCACCGAGCATTAATATTCACCCAGATGACAAAGATGCTTGATATCTTGGAGGAATTCATAAGTTTATATGGTTACACATACATGCGTTTAGATGGATCCACTCAACCAGAGGAGAGGCAAACATTAATGCAGCGGTTCAACACAAATCCCAAAATCTTTCTGTTCATTTTGTCCACCCGTAGTGGCGGTGTTGGAATCAACCTCGTCGGGGCAGATACAGTTATCTTCTACGACAGTGACTGGAATCCGGCTATGGATCAGCAAGCTCAAGATCGCTGCCACCGGATAGGCCAGACACGTGAAGTTCATATCTATCGGTTAATTAGTGAGAGCACAATTGAAGAGAACATCTTGAAGAAAGCAAATCAGAAACGCGCTCTTGATGATCTAGTTATACAGAGTGGAGGCTATAACACTGAATTTTTCAAGAAGCTTGATCCTATGGAATTGTTTTCCGGTCATAGAACCCTTCCCATGAAGACTATGCAGAAGGAGAAAGCTATCAACAATGGAAATGAGGTTTCCTTGTCCAATGCAGATGTGGAAGCTGCTTTAAAATGTGTTGAAGATGAAGCAGATTACATGGCTCTAAAGAGAGCTGAGCAGGAGGAAGCTGTGGACAACCAAGAGTTTACAGAAGAAGCTGTTGGGAGACCGGAAGATGATGAGCTTGTGATTGAGGACACTGTAAGAACTGATGAGCCCACTGATCAGGGTGGCTGCATGACtgcaaataatgataatggGATGATGCTAACTGGGAATGATCCAAAAGAAGAGAGAGCTCTTACTTTTGCTGCTAAAGAAGATGATGTTGACATGCTGGCTGATGTCAAACAGATGGCTGCGGCGGCAGCAGCGGCTGGAGAAGCCATTTCTTCCTTTGAGAATCAGCTACGTCCGATTGATCGATATGCTATTCGCTTTCTGGAGCTGTGGGATCCTATAATTGACAAGACAGCAGTTGAATCTGAAGTTAAATTTGAGGAGAGAGAGTGGGAGCTAGATCGTATAGAGAAATATAAGGAGGAAATGGAAGCTgagattgatgatgatgaagagccttTAGTGTATGAAA GATGGGATGCTGATTTTGCCACTGAGGCATACCGACAGCAAGTTGCTTTAGCCCAACATCAA TTAATGGAAGAATTGGAATCTGAAGCTAAAGAGAAGGAagatgcagatgatggaattctTGATTCTGTGAA GGCAAGTCATTCCAAATCTAAGACTAAGAAGAAGCCAAAGAAAGCCAAGTTCAAGTCTCTCAAGAAAGGGGCTCTAACTTCTGAATCAAAAGCCGTAAAAGAAGAGCCAAGTGTAGAACCTATGTCCATTGATGATGACTTCTACGATGAGGATGCTACTTTTTCAGATGCGATGTCTCCGCCTTCAACTTCGCAGAAGAAACGTAAGAAGGCTGAATTAGCACTTTCTGATGACGAAGAGAGGGAGAAGATCTCAAAGAAGAAGTCTAAGAAACTCAAAAAGTCTATTCCTGTGAGATCTCCTGATTCAGATTCTAAGCTGTCACGTAAACGTCATGATGGTTCTACAGAATTAAAAACATGTGAGAGTATATTCATTGATCTTGAGCAGAAATCAGCTAGCAGGAGCAAAATGGGAGGGAAAATCTCTATTACTGCCATGCCAGTGAAGCGGGTTTTAATGATAAAACcggaaaaattgaaaaaggggAATGTTTGGTCTAGAGATTGTGTTCCATCACCTGATGTTTGGTTGCCACAGGAGGACGCCATATTATGTGCTGTTGTACATGAATATGGCCCCAATTGGAGCTTGGTTAGTGACATACTCTATGGAATGACTGCTAGTGGATATTATAGGGGGAGATATCGGCATCCAGTTCATTGCTGTGAGCGGTTTAGGGAATTGATCCAAAGATATATTCTGTCTGTACCTGACAACTCTATTAATGAAAAGACCAGCAATGTGGGCTCTGGAAAGGCTCTTCTCAAAGTAACAGAG GATAATGTTAGAACGCTGTTAAATGTTGCTGCTGAGCAGGAAGACAATGAGTTACTCCTTCAAAAGCACTTCACCGCCCTTCTTTCATCTGTCTGGAGGATGAAGTCTCGCATGGGATGCCGGCAAAACTTCTCTTCTTCACGTAATGGTCTGTACTTAGGTGGAAGTTTTTTCAGTTCTGTCACTCAGACTTCTTGCAAGTCCACGCGGGAGCCTGCTCGAAGGGTGAAATTCACTAATTTAGGACAGAGTAGCAAATTATTATCAGCTGCTCTTCATGATGCCAACAGTAGACAGCAGGATGACAAAGTTTCCAATTTTGACCGGAGAGAAGATGGTCCAGTCATAGAACAGTTGGATTTAACCCTGGAATTCCAGAGGGAGTTGGTTGATTCCACGATCTCATTCCCACCTCGTGTTAATTTATCAGTATATGGCTCTGACCTTGAGACATCTGTTAACAAATCTACCAGAGAAAATCACCATCTGAAAGATTCACAAGTGGCTGAAAATCGTTTCAG GGATGCTGCAAGAGCTTGCATTGAAGATGGCCTGGGTTGGGCTTCATCTGCTTTCCCAGCAAATGATGCGAAGTTGCGTTCAGTCCCAAAATCTCAGTCCTTGGGAAAGCACAAGCTCTCTCTTTCTGATTCAGTAAAGTTTCCAAAATCAAAGTTGAGAAAGACCTCAATGGAGCACAGTGAGATACAACATTCATCTCCTGAACCAGTATCGAATCAAGCAGTTGCAACAAAAGATGCCAATTTAAGGTTTGATTTGATTCAGGAAGCTTGGTTAGAGGACATGGATGGTGGCAGACTGTCCTGCATGGATCAGGATCTTTCTCTGGAAACAGTGTTGTCAAGTGAGATCCCTCATAACTATTTTCCTGACGTGATCTCAGGCCTTGATGACTGTTCAATATTGCCGGACTATACTGACATCGGATAA